The Abditibacteriota bacterium DNA segment CCCGGGCAAAGCCTTTGACGAAGTCCCGGGCCGTCTCTCCGTGCTCCCTGAACCAGCTCTCGTCAAACACGCCCACCAGGTGCCACAAAGAGCGGGGGCCGGCGATGACGTATTCCGTCGCTCTGGCCTCCTTGCGGCTGTCCTTCGCCGTGTAGGTGCAGAGCCACAGATCCCGGGCCGTCTTTTCCCGGTAGTCCTTTTTGGCGGTCTTCTCCTGATCCTTGGTGTTTTGGTCCACGTAGCCCTTCAGGTCCGCCCCGGGGATGTTTTTGGCGGTGATGAAGCCCGCGGGCTCCGCCAGCCGCTTGCCGGGGATGATGAGCTGAAAGGCGTAGTCCTCGGTGCCTCCCGAATAGATCCAGTTTGCCGGGACGCGCACCGTCACCCGGGAGGGGCCGGAGCCGGCGTGGCGGGGAAACATCTGGTTGTGAAACTTGCCGAATATGATGATGAGCGCCAGCAATACCAACAGGCCTATGGTGGCGGGCTTATTCATCCCGGGCCTCTCTGGATACCACGTATATGGCGGTGTTGCCCCTCAGATTGGGCAGCACCCGGAGCATCTTCTGGCTGCCCCCCTGCTCGGCCAGATAAAAGGCCTTTTCGATCGTGATGTCGTTGTTTTTGCACAGCTCCATAAAGTCCGCAAAGGAGGAAAAATGTATGTTCGGCGTGTTGTACCACTCATAGGGCATGCTCTTGTTCTTGGGCATCTTGCCGGTGAACAGCAGCTGCAGACGGACGAATATGTTGCCGAAGTTGGGCGTGGTGACTATCACCCTGCGGCCCACCCGGGCGGCCTCCAGCAGAGTCTTGCGGCAGTCCGGCAGGGTCTGCAATACGTCGGAGAGGATCACGTAGTCAAAGCGCTTGTCCGGATAGTCCGCCAGGCCCGTGTTCAGGTCGTCGTTATATACGAAAAGGCCCTTTTTCACACATTCGTTCACGTGGTTGGAGTTCAGCTCCACTCCCTGACAGTGGCAGTGCCGCACGTCCTGCAGCAGCTGCATAAGGTGGCCTTCGCCGCAGCCCAGATCCAGGATCTTGGAGCCCTCGTTGACCAATTCGAGTATATAGGGGTAGGTGCCCCGTATGACCTCAAAGCGTTGTTTTTCCAGGCTGTTCATCATATGGCGTGCTCCATAAAGTTGGAGAGAAGGCCCGTGAGTATCTCGGCTTCCTCCAGAAATGCGTCGTGGCCCTTGTTGGTCTCCACTTCCGTGTAGCTGACGTCTCTGCCCGCCCGGCGGAGGGCGGAGACTATCTTTTTCATGGTGGCCGGCGGGAACAGCCAGTCCGAGGAGAAGGATATCACCAGGAACTTGCTCTCGGTCCGTTCAAAGGCCTTCCGCATGCTGCCGTAGTGGTGGTTCAGGTCAAAGTAGTCCATGCCCTTGGTGATATACAGATAGGAATTGGGGTCGAAGCGGTCAAAAAACTTTTGGCCCGCATTGTATTCCAGAGTGCCCTCGATGGAAAACTCTATGTCCCAGTTGAAGTCCGGCTTTTCCTTCTTCTGAAAGTCCCTGCCGTAGCGCTCCCGCATGTATTCCTCGGAAAAATACTGTATGAGCCCGATCATCCTGGCGGTCTTGAGGCCCTGGACCGGCTGCTCTTCCCTGTCGTAGTAGTCCCCGTTGTTCCAGTTGGGGTCGTTCATGATGGCGTTGCGGGCCACGCAGTCAAAGGCTATCTCTCTGGGGTCCACCGAAGCGGTGGCCGCCAGCAGTATATTCAGATCCATCATGTCGGGATAGTCGGCGGCAAATTGCAGCAGCTGCATGCCTCCGAAGGAGCCTCCGGCCGTGGCAAACAGCTTCTCTATGCCCAGAAAGTCCAGCAGCCTTTTCTGGGCGGCCACCATATCCCTGATGGTGACTATGGGAAATCTCATGCCGTAGGGCCTGCCCGTGGCCGGGTCTATGGACGAAGGGCCGCTGGAGCCCTGGCAGCCGCCTATGATGTTGGTGCAGATCACGAAGTATTTGTTGGTGTCAAAGGCCTTGCCCGGGCCTATCATCTCGTCCCACCAGCCCGGGTCCCGGTCCTGAGGGGAATGGTAGCCGGCGGCGTGGGCGTCGCCCGTCAGGGCGTGAAATATCAGTATGCCGTTGTCCTTCTGATCGTTCAGCCTGCCGTAGGTCTCGTAGGCCACCGTCACGGGGCCGAAGACCTCCCCCGATTCGAGGGTGAGGCTGTCAAAGGTGAATTGCTTTAGCTTGACCAGT contains these protein-coding regions:
- a CDS encoding homoserine O-acetyltransferase, whose product is MAHKPYDPQDPTTVGLVKLKQFTFDSLTLESGEVFGPVTVAYETYGRLNDQKDNGILIFHALTGDAHAAGYHSPQDRDPGWWDEMIGPGKAFDTNKYFVICTNIIGGCQGSSGPSSIDPATGRPYGMRFPIVTIRDMVAAQKRLLDFLGIEKLFATAGGSFGGMQLLQFAADYPDMMDLNILLAATASVDPREIAFDCVARNAIMNDPNWNNGDYYDREEQPVQGLKTARMIGLIQYFSEEYMRERYGRDFQKKEKPDFNWDIEFSIEGTLEYNAGQKFFDRFDPNSYLYITKGMDYFDLNHHYGSMRKAFERTESKFLVISFSSDWLFPPATMKKIVSALRRAGRDVSYTEVETNKGHDAFLEEAEILTGLLSNFMEHAI
- the metW gene encoding methionine biosynthesis protein MetW; translated protein: MMNSLEKQRFEVIRGTYPYILELVNEGSKILDLGCGEGHLMQLLQDVRHCHCQGVELNSNHVNECVKKGLFVYNDDLNTGLADYPDKRFDYVILSDVLQTLPDCRKTLLEAARVGRRVIVTTPNFGNIFVRLQLLFTGKMPKNKSMPYEWYNTPNIHFSSFADFMELCKNNDITIEKAFYLAEQGGSQKMLRVLPNLRGNTAIYVVSREARDE